From a region of the Deltaproteobacteria bacterium genome:
- a CDS encoding slipin family protein produces the protein MKPVNFLFFLLLLALGEAFAIAVYVVNPALGTLTGFFAFIFAWLVAVAIKIVDQWEQILILRLGKLSGVKGPGVRLVIPVLDKAIFIDNRTLTMDIPRQQVITKDNVPVSINGVVYFRVVDPVEAITKVQNYAFAMSQYAQATLRDVIGGMTLDQLLAEREKIGKEIEDMVEKESANWGLQVSNIKIQDIDMPEELKKMMSRQASAEREKRATITKAEGDKEAAFNLAAAATTMATSPGAMQLRTLQTIDGLGPTASNTVILAVPVELMEAVKAITDMKK, from the coding sequence ATGAAACCCGTCAATTTCCTTTTCTTTCTTTTACTCCTCGCCTTGGGAGAGGCCTTTGCCATCGCCGTTTATGTGGTGAATCCCGCTTTAGGAACTCTCACCGGTTTCTTCGCCTTTATCTTTGCCTGGCTTGTCGCAGTGGCTATCAAGATAGTCGACCAGTGGGAGCAAATTCTCATTCTAAGATTGGGAAAACTTTCCGGGGTAAAAGGCCCCGGCGTGCGTTTGGTGATCCCAGTTTTAGACAAGGCCATCTTCATCGATAACCGAACGCTCACGATGGACATCCCCCGACAACAGGTGATTACAAAGGATAACGTGCCTGTCTCGATCAATGGGGTGGTCTATTTTAGAGTAGTGGATCCTGTAGAAGCCATCACTAAGGTTCAAAATTATGCCTTCGCCATGAGCCAATATGCCCAAGCCACTTTGAGGGATGTCATCGGTGGAATGACTTTAGATCAACTGCTCGCCGAGCGTGAAAAAATTGGAAAAGAAATTGAGGACATGGTCGAAAAAGAAAGCGCCAACTGGGGCCTGCAAGTCAGTAACATCAAGATTCAAGACATCGACATGCCCGAAGAACTTAAGAAAATGATGAGTCGCCAGGCCAGCGCTGAACGTGAAAAGCGCGCCACCATCACCAAGGCCGAAGGAGACAAAGAAGCCGCCTTCAACCTTGCCGCAGCAGCAACCACAATGGCCACCAGCCCTGGAGCCATGCAACTGAGGACCTTACAAACTATTGATGGTCTTGGGCCTACGGCTTCCAATACCGTAATATTAGCGGTGCCGGTGGAATTGATGGAAGCGGTGAAGGCGATTACAGACATGAAAAAGTAG